From a region of the Odoribacter splanchnicus DSM 20712 genome:
- a CDS encoding fasciclin domain-containing protein: MKNYMIGIMFVIACGTGGCEKDTFHDTGLANGVYDGTAWEYMQAGHGNWDSLVIMIRKAGLADLFDGKDPDCPQMTVFGLTNLSIVQFLLRTTDGEGELVYRSVADMPDALCREILLSYVIAGRHVRVDFPYEVQGTLEGGTVFETLNGLDLRVYRVKGSWQGMPDIGADGIGFHFLESGHTGHVASGDIMTDNAVVHSLSTTFQMADPVVDGSEDRRGGVYD, from the coding sequence ATGAAAAATTATATGATAGGAATAATGTTCGTCATCGCTTGCGGAACAGGCGGTTGTGAAAAAGATACGTTCCACGATACAGGTCTGGCTAACGGGGTTTACGACGGTACGGCCTGGGAATATATGCAGGCGGGGCACGGCAACTGGGACTCGCTGGTGATCATGATCCGGAAGGCCGGGTTGGCGGACCTGTTCGACGGTAAAGACCCGGATTGTCCGCAGATGACGGTGTTCGGTCTGACGAATCTGAGTATCGTGCAGTTCCTTTTGCGAACGACGGACGGGGAGGGGGAGCTGGTTTACCGCTCGGTGGCGGATATGCCGGATGCATTGTGCCGGGAGATTCTGTTGTCGTATGTGATTGCAGGACGGCATGTGCGGGTGGATTTCCCGTATGAGGTGCAGGGTACGCTGGAAGGGGGAACGGTTTTTGAAACCCTGAACGGTCTGGATTTGCGGGTGTACCGGGTGAAAGGCAGCTGGCAGGGGATGCCGGACATCGGAGCGGACGGCATCGGTTTCCACTTCCTGGAATCGGGTCATACGGGGCACGTGGCCTCGGGGGATATCATGACCGATAATGCCGTGGTGCATTCGTTGTCGACCACCTTTCAGATGGCCGACCCGGTGGTGGACGGTAGTGAGGATAGGAGAGGAGGAGTGTATGATTAA
- a CDS encoding response regulator receiver domain — translation MLETGQIKAIVSGAIQSAVCIDDQYQEPYQTTSGKESLNIEFPACLYRSFRVNGKCDLDIYNFKGYDTFLEDQEYLFNNKELLILDWELDPESQVKYTDALKVLQKAVECDYVQFVTLYTQEENINNIAGQVFSYFRNFGTAEEQEKKLEGLIEKTDKFLKEIESDCTADDLRAVLGEETDGYSLYPHRRREIGESIKLQVTKLLPEWKKLCSFFSSELILEAGFNNSEEFYIWYECYKKGYFFCQREPGEFAVMPVKAEVPALLVNNTLVFILNKKGTGTGISPDDVYDRICQVISGVPNIRSLLLSLRLKEVLHKRLCMVGKGLGGLDEKALVYHASNYKLDKEESLMSYIVTCFAGHIVQEMTENTQLSELNALLYEEEPEVPTPKQLAELNCFLTFTDKDKLPAEMHQLKGGDIFRLTSPVEEGKENTDMEYVICITQGCDALRPEQKINYNFAFTGGIKVSKLSRALEKTEEEHFSFLSGNEVVKWNLNFFTLYIKEHIFNVNIPIPVTVNGAPNKLVYIGNQKDIFSQRVINATFNRALRMGVDLPHKMKE, via the coding sequence ATGTTAGAAACGGGACAGATTAAGGCGATTGTATCCGGGGCAATACAATCGGCTGTGTGTATTGACGATCAGTATCAGGAACCTTATCAGACGACTTCTGGAAAGGAATCCTTGAATATAGAATTTCCTGCCTGTTTGTACCGCTCTTTCCGGGTAAACGGGAAATGTGATTTAGATATATATAATTTTAAAGGATACGATACTTTTCTGGAAGATCAGGAATATCTGTTTAATAATAAGGAACTGCTGATTCTGGACTGGGAATTGGATCCTGAAAGTCAGGTTAAATATACCGATGCCCTGAAAGTGCTGCAGAAAGCTGTGGAATGTGATTATGTACAGTTTGTGACTTTATATACTCAGGAGGAGAATATCAATAATATTGCAGGACAGGTGTTTTCTTATTTCAGAAATTTCGGAACGGCAGAGGAACAGGAGAAGAAACTGGAAGGACTGATTGAAAAAACGGATAAGTTTCTGAAGGAAATAGAAAGTGACTGTACGGCAGATGATCTTAGGGCAGTTTTGGGTGAGGAAACAGACGGTTATTCGTTATATCCTCACCGCCGGAGAGAAATCGGAGAAAGTATCAAGCTGCAGGTAACAAAGTTGCTGCCGGAATGGAAAAAATTGTGCTCTTTTTTTTCCTCTGAATTAATCCTGGAAGCCGGATTTAATAATTCTGAGGAGTTCTATATCTGGTATGAATGCTATAAGAAAGGATATTTTTTCTGTCAAAGGGAGCCGGGTGAATTTGCGGTTATGCCCGTAAAAGCGGAGGTTCCTGCTTTACTGGTAAATAATACGCTTGTATTCATCCTGAATAAAAAAGGGACCGGGACCGGCATTTCACCGGATGATGTGTATGACCGGATATGTCAGGTAATATCCGGAGTGCCTAATATCCGCTCCTTGTTATTGTCGTTGCGGTTGAAAGAGGTATTGCACAAAAGGCTGTGTATGGTGGGGAAAGGTTTAGGAGGGCTGGATGAAAAGGCATTGGTTTATCATGCCAGTAATTATAAGCTGGATAAGGAAGAAAGCCTGATGTCGTATATCGTTACCTGTTTTGCCGGACATATTGTTCAGGAGATGACGGAAAATACTCAGTTATCGGAACTGAATGCTCTGTTGTATGAAGAAGAGCCGGAAGTACCTACACCGAAACAGTTAGCAGAATTGAATTGTTTCCTGACCTTTACGGATAAGGATAAACTGCCTGCTGAGATGCATCAATTGAAGGGCGGGGATATTTTCAGATTGACCTCGCCTGTGGAAGAGGGAAAGGAGAATACCGATATGGAGTATGTGATTTGTATTACGCAGGGATGTGATGCTTTACGGCCGGAACAGAAAATAAATTATAACTTTGCTTTTACGGGCGGAATTAAAGTTTCTAAGCTTTCCCGTGCATTGGAAAAGACTGAAGAAGAACACTTTTCTTTTTTGAGCGGGAATGAGGTGGTTAAATGGAATCTGAATTTTTTTACTCTTTATATCAAAGAGCATATTTTCAACGTAAATATTCCTATTCCTGTTACGGTTAACGGTGCTCCTAATAAGTTGGTATATATTGGGAATCAGAAAGACATTTTTTCCCAACGGGTGATTAATGCTACTTTTAACCGGGCCTTGAGAATGGGAGTCGACTTACCTCATAAAATGAAGGAATAA
- a CDS encoding MrcB family domain-containing protein, producing the protein MKGTNETEVLLVRINRLFGLFIQNREIYLKNVGQKVSALEPDVRKYITSDIPEVLRLFVDWENYKIKGSVGAGLLTKTPWIAVLDSEITHTTTEGVYIVFLFSSDLQKVYIALIQGTTIPCKFGSRLSVKEIVSRRGYIRELLNIEDKILQTDNNLDVADVRYKEGVIYYSLWDWTTKNYNSLEVILKKYLTLYKMYKKEIFQKDFSFAEAYPLAYSDPYRKYFTAIQTKPFVLLAGISGTGKSRIVRELAQRSCCLAELQNKQKPGNYEIIQVRPNWHDSTELMGYVSRIGSAGPSYVITPFLQFLVKAWYFREIPFFLCLDEMNLAPVEQYFAEYLSVIETRKLTDGEIVTDPLLVKECDGKVYHQLVDELLAQDGLSDQERITELKKRFLREGISIPSNLIVMGTVNMDETTYSFSRKVLDRAMTIEMNEVDLKKEFREKQFLPENHLVNPNDVIGKYAEGKDVYGVNQPLCDIILDYLERINEALDKTPFKIAYRIRNEFMIYGIINAALDKGNIEKYDIWLDEMTAMKILSRIEGENEIAGGILDKLKGIVRKDGISAGKIEEMKERGKISGYISYWS; encoded by the coding sequence ATGAAGGGAACAAATGAAACAGAAGTTCTTTTAGTCCGGATAAATCGTTTATTCGGATTATTTATACAAAACCGGGAGATTTATTTAAAAAATGTTGGTCAGAAGGTTTCTGCTTTGGAACCGGATGTCAGAAAGTATATAACTTCTGATATTCCCGAAGTTCTGCGTTTATTCGTTGATTGGGAAAATTATAAGATAAAGGGGTCTGTTGGGGCAGGGCTGTTAACCAAAACTCCTTGGATTGCTGTTCTGGATAGTGAGATTACACATACAACGACAGAAGGAGTATATATCGTGTTTTTATTTTCTTCTGATCTGCAAAAGGTTTATATTGCTTTGATTCAGGGAACAACGATCCCCTGTAAATTCGGGAGCAGATTGAGCGTAAAGGAGATTGTCAGTCGCCGCGGATATATCCGGGAATTATTAAATATTGAAGATAAAATATTACAAACGGATAATAATCTGGATGTTGCGGATGTTCGTTATAAAGAAGGGGTGATTTATTATAGTTTGTGGGATTGGACCACAAAAAATTATAACAGTTTGGAAGTAATTCTGAAAAAGTATCTTACCCTATATAAAATGTACAAGAAAGAAATTTTTCAAAAAGATTTTTCATTTGCAGAAGCTTATCCGCTTGCCTATTCCGATCCCTACCGTAAATATTTTACAGCTATTCAGACAAAACCTTTTGTTTTGCTTGCCGGAATTTCCGGGACCGGGAAATCCCGTATTGTAAGGGAATTGGCTCAACGGAGCTGTTGTTTGGCAGAATTACAGAACAAACAAAAGCCTGGGAATTACGAAATTATCCAGGTGCGGCCGAACTGGCACGATTCAACGGAACTGATGGGGTATGTTTCAAGGATCGGAAGTGCAGGCCCTTCTTATGTGATAACCCCTTTCCTGCAATTTTTAGTAAAAGCCTGGTATTTTCGGGAGATTCCTTTCTTCCTTTGTCTGGATGAAATGAATCTGGCTCCGGTGGAACAGTATTTTGCAGAATATCTGAGTGTGATTGAAACCCGGAAGCTGACAGACGGGGAGATTGTTACCGATCCGTTATTGGTGAAAGAATGTGATGGGAAGGTTTACCATCAATTGGTGGATGAATTACTGGCACAAGACGGTTTGTCAGATCAGGAACGGATAACAGAATTGAAAAAACGTTTTTTGCGGGAAGGAATTTCCATTCCCTCCAATCTGATTGTGATGGGTACGGTAAATATGGATGAAACAACCTATTCTTTCAGCCGGAAGGTGTTGGACCGGGCGATGACAATTGAAATGAATGAGGTCGATCTGAAAAAAGAATTTAGGGAGAAGCAATTTCTGCCGGAAAATCATTTGGTTAATCCGAATGATGTTATCGGAAAGTATGCTGAGGGGAAGGATGTATACGGAGTAAATCAACCGCTTTGTGATATAATATTGGATTATCTGGAGAGAATAAATGAGGCTTTGGATAAGACTCCTTTTAAGATTGCTTACCGGATCCGTAATGAATTTATGATTTACGGAATCATAAATGCAGCACTGGATAAGGGGAATATTGAAAAATATGATATTTGGCTTGACGAGATGACGGCTATGAAGATATTATCAAGAATCGAAGGCGAAAATGAAATAGCCGGGGGAATACTTGATAAGCTGAAAGGCATAGTCCGGAAGGATGGTATTTCAGCCGGAAAAATTGAAGAAATGAAGGAAAGGGGGAAAATAAGCGGATATATATCTTATTGGTCTTAA
- a CDS encoding very short patch repair endonuclease, whose protein sequence is MTDVHSRETRSYNMSRIRSKNTKPELIVRKYLFNKGFRYRVNVKKLPGKPDIVFTKYKTVIFINGCFWHGHENCPKAHIPKTKTEWWTEKIRKNQERDLQEHTLLKQQGWRVLVVWECQLVPKKREQTLLALEGVLSGQILEFYRKTQSYIRETNELPQVAEPELPYNSPRNTME, encoded by the coding sequence ATGACCGACGTTCATTCCCGGGAAACCCGAAGCTACAATATGTCCCGGATCAGAAGCAAAAATACCAAACCGGAACTTATTGTACGGAAGTATCTTTTCAATAAAGGCTTCCGTTACCGGGTGAACGTAAAAAAACTTCCGGGAAAACCGGATATTGTTTTTACCAAATACAAAACCGTAATTTTCATCAACGGGTGTTTCTGGCACGGACACGAAAATTGCCCGAAAGCACATATTCCGAAAACTAAAACTGAATGGTGGACAGAGAAAATCAGGAAAAATCAGGAGCGTGACCTTCAGGAACACACCCTACTGAAACAACAGGGTTGGCGGGTTCTGGTAGTCTGGGAATGCCAGTTGGTTCCTAAAAAACGGGAACAGACATTACTGGCCCTGGAAGGTGTTCTTTCCGGACAGATATTGGAATTTTACCGGAAAACACAATCTTATATCAGAGAAACCAATGAATTACCCCAAGTTGCAGAACCTGAACTTCCTTACAATTCCCCCCGCAATACTATGGAGTAA
- a CDS encoding DUF2357 domain-containing protein has protein sequence MQVLRVEHRDFELFIDSAKYTENVRRAEKKQVLVTGYDWTGSSGIPEKIYVSQPDGTEKAAGKSEDAPVVFFENTAYDFMLTFRDRSVVKNARVFSLLKETNGSFVFRNGNLYGGLNFGNDIGKSQLEFRYEINGEACSFILWFEVFPVKLDYKNDLKSILQDIEEEYPKYVLDYLRKTYLNFREQPCDATGPEVIWWNIFRSIQSGFLQACKRILTHPSRRLLECTEYKRAARIRRFSPAQEEEYAIYREDEKHLYRCSSQNLSADTTENRFLKYVLGRVTGRYLLLEKRIQGKYKKKLSGEAVLEMEETGEVLKKLYSHPFFRAVGRFRGVRQESLVLQRAPGYAAVCRYWIMLKCAYRMLDGMHQMETKDIAHLYEVWCFIMLKKMIEEETGISPDRIRTVQADGKFVFEFHKGTASRIQFIREDNSLIDLYYNPKFTSEDVASQLPDTVSVTVPQQPDIILRITPNDLHQEYTLTYLFDAKYRLKSDKDGCEPDLPPDDAINQMHRYRDAIFFKDKAQKDEPLKKEVIGGYILFPGDGKAEEIRKQRYYLSVGEVNIGAFPLTPHSDNKELRELLQGFVGSLLVKETDKVMEEIIPQKGMLYECPNPDVLVGVTRIPPEDWERLYQQKYVSGERIPAQFGKRKLRYFAPYFPGKGVVCYYEIEGYSVQKRNEIYASSHPLYKNDPSERLVVRLGKKYVIGEDEYFVLDNVNPYRYVNLKSLTHPVGKKIKITP, from the coding sequence ATGCAGGTGCTGAGGGTTGAACACAGGGATTTTGAACTTTTTATAGATTCTGCTAAGTATACGGAGAATGTCAGGCGGGCTGAAAAGAAACAGGTGTTAGTGACCGGTTATGATTGGACGGGAAGCTCCGGGATACCTGAAAAAATCTATGTAAGTCAGCCTGACGGGACAGAGAAAGCTGCCGGAAAAAGTGAGGATGCTCCGGTTGTATTTTTTGAAAATACGGCTTATGATTTTATGCTTACTTTCCGTGACAGGTCTGTTGTGAAAAATGCCCGTGTATTTTCTTTGCTGAAAGAAACAAACGGGAGCTTTGTTTTCAGAAACGGTAATCTGTATGGCGGTCTGAATTTCGGAAATGACATCGGCAAGAGTCAGTTGGAGTTCCGGTATGAAATAAACGGGGAAGCCTGCAGTTTTATATTGTGGTTTGAAGTTTTTCCTGTAAAATTGGATTATAAGAATGATCTGAAAAGTATTTTACAGGATATAGAAGAGGAATATCCGAAATATGTACTGGATTATTTGCGTAAAACTTATCTGAATTTCAGGGAACAGCCTTGCGATGCCACCGGACCTGAAGTGATCTGGTGGAATATATTCAGAAGTATTCAGTCAGGATTTTTACAGGCCTGCAAAAGGATTCTGACACATCCTTCCCGGAGGTTGCTGGAATGTACGGAATATAAGAGGGCTGCCCGGATCCGCCGTTTTTCTCCGGCTCAGGAAGAAGAATATGCTATTTACCGGGAGGATGAAAAACATTTGTACCGTTGTTCAAGTCAGAATTTATCTGCAGATACTACTGAAAACAGGTTTTTGAAATATGTACTGGGAAGGGTAACAGGCCGTTACTTGTTGCTGGAAAAACGGATTCAGGGTAAATACAAAAAGAAGTTATCCGGAGAGGCCGTTCTGGAAATGGAAGAGACCGGAGAGGTATTAAAGAAATTATATTCCCATCCTTTTTTCCGTGCCGTGGGACGTTTCCGCGGAGTGCGCCAGGAATCATTGGTTTTACAGAGGGCACCCGGGTATGCTGCCGTCTGCAGGTATTGGATTATGCTGAAATGTGCTTACAGGATGCTGGATGGTATGCATCAGATGGAAACGAAAGATATTGCACATTTGTATGAAGTATGGTGTTTCATCATGCTGAAAAAAATGATAGAAGAGGAAACAGGTATATCTCCCGACCGGATCAGGACTGTTCAGGCAGACGGAAAATTTGTATTTGAGTTCCACAAAGGAACGGCATCCCGCATACAATTTATCCGGGAAGATAATTCTTTGATTGATTTGTATTATAATCCTAAATTCACTTCTGAAGATGTTGCTTCCCAATTACCGGATACCGTATCTGTAACCGTTCCCCAGCAGCCTGATATTATACTTCGTATTACTCCGAATGATTTGCACCAGGAGTATACGCTGACTTATTTATTTGATGCAAAGTACCGGCTAAAGTCAGATAAAGATGGTTGTGAACCGGATCTGCCGCCTGATGACGCCATAAACCAGATGCACCGTTACCGGGATGCCATATTTTTTAAGGATAAGGCACAGAAGGATGAACCTTTGAAAAAAGAAGTGATTGGTGGTTATATTCTGTTTCCCGGGGATGGAAAAGCGGAAGAAATCAGAAAACAACGTTATTATTTATCGGTAGGAGAGGTGAATATCGGGGCTTTCCCTTTAACCCCCCACTCGGATAACAAAGAGCTCAGGGAATTGTTACAAGGTTTTGTCGGATCTTTATTAGTGAAGGAAACGGATAAAGTCATGGAAGAAATTATTCCGCAGAAAGGAATGTTGTATGAATGTCCTAATCCGGATGTTTTAGTTGGTGTCACTCGTATCCCTCCGGAGGACTGGGAGCGTTTGTATCAGCAAAAATATGTGAGCGGGGAGCGGATACCTGCTCAGTTCGGGAAAAGAAAACTCCGTTATTTTGCCCCTTATTTTCCCGGGAAAGGAGTTGTTTGTTATTACGAAATAGAAGGATATTCCGTGCAGAAAAGAAATGAGATTTATGCTTCTTCCCATCCTTTGTATAAAAATGATCCTTCAGAACGTTTGGTGGTGAGGTTAGGAAAAAAATATGTGATAGGGGAAGATGAATATTTTGTATTGGATAATGTAAATCCGTACCGGTATGTGAATTTGAAATCCCTGACTCATCCGGTTGGAAAGAAGATAAAAATTACTCCATAG
- a CDS encoding DNA cytosine methyltransferase, with translation MVKLRAIDFFCGGGGMTCGLRQAGVEVMAGVDLAEECESTYEANNPGTKFVGADITKLEENYFEKQFGLIRNDDNLVLVGCSPCQYYSIINTSRDKSLKSKDLLRDFKRFADYYNPGFILVENVPGLATRQDSVLPEFLAFLDRKGYHYKWDIVNMSYYGVPQSRRRFSLVASRLGEVAMPVADTKQKLLKDAIGADKGFFPVEAGHKDDTAFMHTVSGLSEVNLKRLRKTPHDGGSRLAWKDDKELQLPCYVGKDHSFADVYGRLKWDKPSSTITTMFYKTSCGRFSHPDEDRGLSLREGATLQTFPLDYVFKAGSIGANARLIGNAVPPEYGRRLGLLLKELKEKYDGTIQDESKSD, from the coding sequence ATGGTTAAATTACGGGCGATAGACTTCTTTTGCGGAGGAGGAGGAATGACGTGCGGGCTCAGGCAGGCCGGGGTGGAGGTTATGGCTGGTGTTGATTTGGCTGAGGAATGTGAAAGTACTTACGAAGCTAATAATCCGGGTACAAAATTTGTTGGGGCAGACATTACAAAATTGGAAGAAAACTATTTTGAAAAACAGTTCGGTCTTATCCGGAATGATGATAATCTGGTGTTGGTCGGGTGCAGTCCCTGCCAATATTATTCGATTATTAATACAAGCCGTGATAAGTCGCTGAAATCAAAGGATTTATTAAGGGATTTCAAGCGTTTTGCGGATTATTATAATCCGGGATTTATTTTGGTGGAGAATGTTCCGGGATTAGCAACCCGGCAGGACAGCGTGCTTCCGGAGTTTTTGGCTTTTCTGGATAGAAAAGGGTATCATTATAAATGGGATATTGTAAATATGAGTTATTACGGGGTTCCGCAATCCCGGAGACGTTTTTCTTTAGTGGCTTCGCGTTTGGGGGAAGTTGCCATGCCTGTGGCTGATACTAAGCAAAAATTGTTGAAGGATGCTATTGGGGCGGATAAAGGATTTTTTCCGGTGGAGGCCGGGCATAAAGACGACACTGCTTTTATGCATACTGTTTCCGGGTTGAGCGAAGTAAATCTGAAAAGATTGCGGAAGACCCCCCATGATGGTGGTTCCCGGCTTGCATGGAAAGATGATAAGGAATTGCAACTCCCTTGTTATGTGGGAAAGGATCACAGCTTTGCAGATGTCTATGGGCGGTTGAAATGGGATAAACCTTCTTCTACTATTACTACTATGTTTTATAAAACGTCCTGCGGGCGTTTTTCCCATCCGGATGAAGACCGGGGACTTTCTTTGCGGGAAGGGGCAACATTGCAGACTTTTCCTTTGGATTATGTGTTTAAGGCCGGAAGTATCGGAGCTAATGCCCGGCTGATCGGTAATGCGGTTCCGCCCGAATACGGCCGGCGTCTGGGTTTATTATTAAAAGAATTAAAAGAAAAATACGATGGCACGATTCAGGACGAAAGCAAGAGCGATTGA
- a CDS encoding ATP-binding protein: MARFRTKARAIELLGKGQIADLPTAISELWKNGYDAYAGKLTCNLYLPGYKGNNFPFFTLTDDGSGMSEKDILEKWIVLGTDSKARGRSFLTEKERFGKPSRVPMGEKGIGRLSVAYLGSPMLMLTKKQGEVCQLLFMDWRILENYNLFVDDINIPLKEFAEPEGFRQDFTGMLAEFLTNFDNEQWTEQPELMDVIRKDVRSLVVPEFVFEEILPDFLRPEYHGTTFLIFKPNEQLLELADAGKDTGDGSDAVTEIRRSLSGLYNVFKNFPDFATEFNVVDAGGKYNIINDFFSQEDFQSADHYIRGTFDENGFFTGTVRVFNESFDYKFRPVRLPGRTPYGVLSLELGVLEGTPNSSKLVPEVYQRMSGKTEKFGGLYIYRDDFRVLPYGRVDYDFLKFEERRTKGAGYYFFSHRNMFGYIAISRESNRNLIDKAGREGLIENKAYREFKNDLIQLFVDLAMTYFKSISKENPEVNSRSEQLKEIQARNKKIQEAEKKKAKHTKSRFIEELKNNRGRIIQLQEEINELQKRLTAETAKLELVYNDYNELVFLLEEKKAELRRLRLNKPQAAKLSELQEKKFEDYRTEYARTEILMKECEEEVAKVRQRFDVQNLQRDYEERYRAEMKGIDAYIVACRKRFNAVSGKFDSLFREEQNTFVRLFEEQVQTGIPEVPKTREDFEQAINVVLATGEEVKNQAEQKFSAFLNHVENLNFEVDDDLLTNWYMEQKEKLEDKLSMTNELAQLGISVEIIDHEFNVLYAKMAQSVNFLRDYAGEHPEIQDICSQLQISFQHMEANYKMLKPLYRTTRRQRTEFTGAYVLSGMQAFFSEKLRQYQIDLKGCPAFLGYTFFSYESVITSVFINVINNALYWLIPVEDRKIRIDYRPATEEILVMNNGERIDDRILDDIFTLFFTRKREGRGIGLYLARMILRSVGLDILASNEQNDNKLGGACFIIRPYKEELC; the protein is encoded by the coding sequence ATGGCACGATTCAGGACGAAAGCAAGAGCGATTGAACTTTTAGGTAAGGGACAAATAGCCGATTTACCTACGGCAATTTCTGAATTGTGGAAAAACGGATATGATGCTTATGCCGGGAAACTGACTTGTAATCTTTACCTGCCTGGGTATAAGGGTAATAACTTTCCGTTCTTTACTTTGACGGATGACGGTTCCGGTATGTCGGAAAAAGATATTCTGGAGAAATGGATTGTTTTAGGGACGGATTCCAAGGCCCGCGGACGTTCTTTCCTGACTGAGAAAGAGCGTTTCGGTAAGCCTTCCCGGGTGCCGATGGGCGAAAAGGGTATCGGACGGTTGTCTGTGGCCTATCTGGGTAGTCCGATGCTGATGCTTACCAAAAAGCAAGGGGAGGTATGCCAGCTTTTATTTATGGACTGGCGGATTCTGGAAAATTATAATCTGTTTGTGGATGATATTAATATCCCGTTGAAAGAGTTTGCGGAACCGGAGGGATTCCGGCAGGATTTTACCGGAATGCTGGCTGAGTTCCTGACAAATTTTGATAATGAACAATGGACCGAACAGCCGGAATTAATGGACGTGATCAGGAAAGATGTTCGTTCTTTGGTGGTCCCGGAATTTGTTTTTGAAGAAATTTTGCCGGATTTTCTTCGTCCTGAATATCATGGTACTACTTTTCTGATATTCAAACCCAATGAACAGTTATTGGAGCTGGCGGATGCCGGAAAGGATACGGGGGATGGAAGCGATGCTGTTACTGAAATCAGACGTTCGCTCAGCGGATTATATAATGTATTTAAAAATTTTCCGGATTTTGCAACCGAATTCAATGTGGTGGATGCCGGAGGAAAATATAATATTATCAATGACTTTTTCAGTCAGGAAGACTTTCAGTCAGCAGATCATTATATCCGGGGAACTTTTGATGAAAATGGATTTTTCACTGGTACGGTCAGGGTATTTAATGAAAGTTTTGATTATAAATTCCGTCCGGTGCGTTTGCCTGGCAGGACGCCTTACGGAGTATTGTCTTTAGAGTTGGGTGTGCTTGAAGGAACACCCAACAGTTCTAAATTAGTACCTGAGGTATACCAGAGGATGTCCGGTAAAACAGAAAAATTCGGCGGTCTCTATATTTACCGGGATGATTTCCGGGTGTTGCCTTATGGCCGGGTGGATTACGATTTCCTGAAATTTGAGGAACGCAGGACAAAGGGTGCCGGTTATTATTTCTTTAGTCACCGGAATATGTTCGGATATATTGCCATCAGCCGGGAAAGTAACCGGAATCTGATCGATAAGGCCGGACGGGAAGGTTTAATTGAAAATAAGGCTTACCGGGAATTTAAGAATGACCTGATACAGCTTTTTGTCGATTTGGCAATGACTTATTTTAAGAGTATCAGTAAAGAAAATCCAGAGGTGAATTCCCGTTCTGAACAACTGAAAGAAATTCAAGCCAGAAATAAAAAAATACAGGAAGCTGAAAAGAAGAAAGCCAAGCATACCAAATCCCGGTTTATTGAGGAATTGAAGAATAACCGGGGAAGAATTATACAACTGCAGGAAGAAATCAATGAGCTGCAGAAGCGTCTGACTGCGGAGACTGCTAAGTTGGAGCTGGTGTATAATGACTATAATGAGCTGGTGTTTTTGTTGGAGGAGAAAAAAGCCGAATTGCGCCGTTTACGTTTGAATAAACCACAGGCGGCAAAACTTTCTGAGCTACAGGAAAAGAAGTTTGAGGATTATAGAACGGAATATGCCCGGACGGAAATTTTAATGAAGGAATGTGAAGAGGAAGTCGCAAAGGTGCGTCAGCGTTTCGATGTTCAGAATCTGCAGAGAGATTATGAGGAAAGATACCGGGCTGAAATGAAAGGAATCGATGCTTACATTGTTGCATGCAGAAAACGTTTTAATGCCGTATCCGGTAAATTTGACAGTTTGTTCCGTGAAGAACAGAATACTTTTGTCCGTTTGTTTGAAGAACAGGTACAGACAGGTATCCCGGAGGTGCCTAAAACCCGGGAAGATTTTGAACAGGCTATTAATGTGGTGCTGGCAACCGGGGAAGAGGTGAAAAATCAGGCTGAACAGAAATTTTCTGCTTTTTTGAACCATGTTGAGAATCTGAATTTTGAAGTCGATGATGATTTGCTGACTAATTGGTATATGGAGCAGAAGGAGAAGCTGGAAGATAAGCTGAGTATGACGAATGAATTGGCTCAATTGGGAATTTCTGTAGAAATTATTGACCATGAGTTCAATGTGTTGTATGCCAAGATGGCACAATCTGTCAATTTCCTGAGAGATTATGCCGGAGAACATCCTGAAATTCAGGATATTTGTTCCCAGTTACAGATTTCTTTCCAGCACATGGAAGCTAATTATAAGATGCTGAAACCTTTATACCGGACAACACGCCGGCAAAGGACGGAATTTACAGGGGCATATGTTTTGTCCGGTATGCAGGCTTTCTTTTCTGAAAAACTCAGACAATATCAGATTGATTTGAAAGGTTGCCCTGCTTTTCTGGGATATACTTTTTTCAGTTATGAGTCGGTAATTACTTCTGTTTTTATCAATGTCATCAATAATGCTTTGTATTGGCTTATTCCGGTGGAAGACCGGAAAATACGGATCGATTACCGTCCGGCAACGGAAGAAATCCTGGTTATGAATAATGGTGAACGTATCGACGACCGGATACTGGATGATATTTTTACTCTTTTCTTCACCCGTAAAAGAGAAGGGCGCGGGATCGGGCTTTATCTGGCCCGGATGATTCTCCGTTCTGTGGGATTGGATATTCTGGCAAGTAATGAGCAAAATGATAATAAACTGGGAGGTGCATGTTTTATCATCCGTCCTTATAAAGAAGAGTTATGTTAG